In a single window of the Zea mays cultivar B73 chromosome 5, Zm-B73-REFERENCE-NAM-5.0, whole genome shotgun sequence genome:
- the LOC100283594 gene encoding uncharacterized isoform X1: protein MDEVTQAVENLKKEWSQAVSQLEESIAAIESCGKTGKGTEEATSLPRLNGSAQDALQLLKSLQFRLDLLAQQLPTFDEVQSGQATLGSWDEQYKKLRASLRNANLQAKENIRKAAQEERELLLGGGEESTIRRRNLQTKVGMTSAAESITESLRRSRQMMVQEVERSASTLATFDESTSVLRKAEGEYQGHRSLLMRTRGLLSTMQQQDVLDRIILTIGFIIFSLAVLYVVSRRIGLLTLQRKLADAIRSGSLSADDIVANAQRGPAPANVPAPIYDEL, encoded by the exons ATGGATGAAGTCACACAAGCTGTTGAAAATCTGAAGAAAGAATGGAGCCAAGCTGTTTCACAGCTTGAGGAGAGCATTGCTGCAATTGAATCATGTGGAAAAACAGGGAAAGGAACAGAGGAAGCAACTTCTCTTCCAAGGTTGAATGGTTCTGCACAGGATGCTCTGCAGTTGCtcaagtccctgcagttccggcTTGATCTTCTAGCTCAGCAGCTACCTACTTTTGATGAAGTGCAGTCTGGGCAAGCAACCTTAGGGTCGTGGGATGAACAATACAAGAA GTTGCGTGCTAGCCTGAGGAATGCTAACTTACAAGCGAAAGAGAACATTAGAAAAGCTGCTCAGGAGGAG AGGGAGCTTCTTCTAGGGGGTGGAGAAGAGTCAACAATCCGTAGGCGTAATCTCCA GACAAAGGTTGGGATGACATCTGCTGCTGAAAGTATCACCGAGAGCCTCCGACGGTCTCGCCAGATGATGGTTCAG GAAGTGGAAAGGAGTGCAAGTACCTTGGCAACATTTG ATGAATCAACAAGTGTTCTCCGGAAGGCTGAAGGTGAATATCAAGGACACCGCTCTTTGCTAATGCGTACCCGTGGTTTGCTCTCCACGATGCAACAGCAAGATGTTCTTGATAG GATCATCCTGACCATCGGctttatcattttctccttggcgGTTCTTTATGTTGTCTCAAGACGTATTGGTCTATTGACGCTGCAAAGGAAACTGGCCGATGCCATCAGATCCGGTTCATTATCAGCCGATGACATCGTAGCGAATGCCCAACGTGGACCTGCCCCAGCAAATGTTCCTGCTCCCATCTACGATGAACTGTGA